A region from the Candidatus Tumulicola sp. genome encodes:
- a CDS encoding efflux RND transporter periplasmic adaptor subunit, with protein sequence MTAQVDKARVTLALSPDPPQTGTEHVRVTVDGIPADRLTKTQMRFDTSMPTMSMVGTGGTAIAVAGKPGQWTFDLATGMATEFIVTLHFDGGLKGTAPFNFAVAGAASQGGGMAAMSGGHEDAWRAAAFALAILLALGALAAWLVTRSLNRSGRLPGWLNRSTVTLAAVAVVVVIGAALAQSRFAAPSMDMAAMSNVPGTAPVPVTLARAQGSSQNPAIAAPGMIQALYTQDVVARAPGILRDFTAYNGTRVFAGETLAILEEPELGAQAVAAQAGASSDAAAAAAAMIEAHHHAPNAIRIAQADAAAKAQRANYWRAEMQREQMLLKNGAVSQQEYDDEQAQAAAAYADAESARRQQQDAVANLEMAQQQAVSAQQRAASSGASAQAAAVMAGYTRIVSPDDAIVVKRLVDPGTYVQVGTPVLRLAVIGKARIQASVAQDDLQSIRLGAVLDASLPDGRVVHARVTSVQPAADPTTHTALVEAIVDNPGGHLVPGTYVRVIIRGAPSHARNAVSVPSAAVIGAGVDAAVWVDVNSTAHRVPVRIISDDGTTAQVAGDLKSGDRVVVEGAADLEEGMPIAERTS encoded by the coding sequence ATGACCGCCCAAGTCGACAAAGCACGAGTGACGCTGGCGCTTTCGCCCGACCCGCCGCAAACCGGCACCGAACACGTGCGGGTGACGGTTGACGGGATTCCGGCGGACCGCCTCACCAAGACACAAATGCGGTTCGACACGTCCATGCCTACCATGAGTATGGTGGGCACTGGCGGCACCGCGATAGCAGTTGCCGGCAAGCCCGGTCAATGGACCTTCGATTTGGCGACGGGCATGGCGACCGAGTTCATCGTCACCTTGCACTTCGATGGCGGGCTCAAGGGAACGGCCCCGTTCAACTTCGCGGTGGCGGGAGCGGCGTCCCAAGGCGGCGGGATGGCAGCCATGAGCGGCGGTCACGAAGACGCGTGGCGGGCTGCCGCGTTCGCCCTTGCGATCCTACTCGCTCTCGGCGCGCTCGCGGCGTGGCTCGTGACCCGATCGCTCAACCGCAGCGGTCGCCTTCCCGGCTGGCTCAACCGCTCGACGGTGACGCTTGCCGCCGTCGCGGTCGTCGTCGTCATCGGTGCAGCGCTCGCACAAAGCCGTTTCGCGGCGCCGTCTATGGACATGGCAGCCATGTCGAACGTGCCGGGCACCGCGCCGGTTCCAGTCACGCTGGCGCGCGCCCAAGGCTCGTCACAGAATCCAGCGATCGCCGCGCCCGGCATGATTCAAGCGCTCTACACGCAGGATGTCGTCGCGCGCGCGCCTGGCATCTTGCGCGACTTCACCGCCTACAACGGCACGCGCGTATTCGCCGGCGAGACGCTCGCCATTCTCGAAGAGCCGGAGCTGGGCGCGCAAGCCGTAGCCGCGCAGGCGGGAGCGAGCTCAGACGCGGCAGCCGCAGCAGCGGCGATGATCGAGGCGCACCACCATGCGCCCAACGCGATCCGCATCGCGCAGGCCGATGCCGCTGCCAAAGCCCAGCGCGCGAACTATTGGCGCGCCGAGATGCAGCGCGAGCAGATGCTCTTGAAAAATGGTGCCGTCTCGCAACAAGAATACGATGATGAGCAGGCACAGGCCGCTGCCGCTTACGCGGATGCCGAGTCGGCACGCCGCCAACAACAGGATGCCGTAGCCAATCTGGAAATGGCGCAGCAACAGGCTGTTTCAGCCCAGCAACGCGCGGCTTCGTCGGGCGCCTCCGCTCAAGCCGCGGCCGTGATGGCCGGCTACACGCGAATCGTCTCGCCGGACGACGCGATCGTCGTGAAGCGACTGGTGGATCCCGGCACATACGTGCAGGTCGGGACGCCGGTGCTGCGCCTCGCGGTCATCGGCAAGGCGCGCATTCAGGCCAGCGTTGCTCAGGACGATCTCCAATCTATCCGTCTAGGTGCAGTGCTCGATGCAAGCCTGCCTGATGGCCGCGTCGTGCACGCGCGCGTCACATCCGTCCAGCCTGCCGCCGATCCGACGACGCACACCGCGCTCGTCGAGGCGATCGTCGATAATCCGGGCGGCCATCTCGTCCCCGGCACGTACGTGCGTGTCATCATCCGCGGCGCGCCTTCGCACGCGCGCAATGCGGTGAGCGTCCCCTCGGCCGCCGTCATCGGCGCCGGCGTCGATGCGGCGGTGTGGGTGGACGTCAACTCCACCGCGCACCGCGTGCCGGTGCGCATCATCTCGGATGACGGCACCACTGCGCAGGTCGCAGGCGACCTCAAGTCCGGCGATCGCGTCGTGGTCGAGGGTGCTGCAGACCTTGAAGAGGGTATGCCCATCGCGGAGCGGACGTCGTGA
- a CDS encoding efflux RND transporter permease subunit, giving the protein MIENQRGGVPGWALRHPHAVIVVYLALVFAAIGAALFILPTRMMPYVESPLVSVITMVPGYAPQDVETYFTKPIENRMTDLSGVRFVRSVSQQDLSIVTLQFPYGYTMQRALVDVQQLVQQAQADLPYDRANLKPSWVVPADPLNTPVLQLALTGVGWSPVALRQFAANNVVSALKAISGVQTVQVFGGRQRQLQVVVDRTKLASYGLALPDVSGALDAQNVSRSGGTLTSAASEALVRGDLRVKSVGEMLDYPLTTVAGRTVFLRDVATVVDGAGEQRSAYRLNGKDAVEISVIENPDAGSPQIIAAVMDKVAQIQRDHPGLKFTPAYDNARFVEALKTNMFEELFVSVILAGFVLLLFLEDVSATLIVVAAIPTCLGIAILLFTPMRLSINSSTLLGLLLAVGPLVDGSIVVIHAIHRHLAMGKPPRKAAVDGTLEVILPVAAATGVMMLAVIPLLTSGGITQIMFVGLVWPIVFALLASLVVSVTLTPLLAAYLFTGGEQKPFAWRTRLDETVTRWLGPARGVLAKIDDAYRRGLRWSLGNRLTLLGGAAILTYVAVSLLPFIGSEMMPLADTGQGSAYLEADPGSSFAATNAKANAFERILLAQPEVQRVSAEIGEEPAGSYFTGGAMNGVNAASYTITFVPKEDRKRTIWQIMDAAYQQAMTTIPGIRRLALNPMGSDVMSTTNAPVELLLSGPDQVELHRLADQVTAIARKVPGLVQTAASTTLAQPEENVIVDRTRASQIGLMPSDVLMQAYFATHGGLTTEYFNPENLRHDTILVRYSDQDRATSGDLSRVQIVGKDGQVVPLMALARIVRAVAPTAIEHDGLRRTVSVLGYYRKGGRGEMALDSDVVMGASAQVPFPVGYGIEMRGDMTEMMSSFQRLIGAMAIAVVFIYLLLVAQFRSFVLPLEMLLAIPLQLLGVFGALLLAHQNFSTVSILGIVVANGMAVSNAILLLDLILRKRAEGMPRDAAILEAGPIRLRPIMMTTIVSIIVLAPVAFFPKTGVDAFSPLATVIIGGFGISTLLTLFIVPVLHATFDDIGEWWRRRGARPAEETSHA; this is encoded by the coding sequence GTGATCGAAAACCAGCGCGGCGGCGTGCCGGGTTGGGCCTTGCGCCACCCGCACGCCGTCATCGTCGTCTACCTTGCTCTGGTCTTCGCCGCGATCGGCGCGGCCCTTTTCATCCTGCCGACCCGGATGATGCCATACGTCGAGAGTCCGCTCGTCAGCGTGATCACCATGGTGCCGGGCTACGCTCCGCAAGACGTCGAGACGTATTTCACCAAGCCCATCGAAAACCGCATGACCGACTTGAGCGGCGTGCGATTCGTCCGGTCTGTTTCGCAGCAAGACCTATCGATCGTCACGCTGCAGTTCCCCTATGGATACACGATGCAGCGCGCGCTGGTGGACGTGCAGCAGCTCGTCCAGCAAGCGCAAGCCGATCTGCCGTACGACCGCGCGAATCTCAAGCCGTCATGGGTCGTTCCAGCGGACCCGCTCAACACACCGGTGCTGCAGCTCGCGCTCACGGGTGTCGGCTGGAGTCCGGTCGCGTTGCGGCAGTTCGCTGCGAACAACGTCGTCAGCGCGCTCAAGGCGATCTCCGGGGTGCAAACCGTCCAAGTGTTTGGCGGGCGCCAGCGCCAGCTTCAGGTCGTGGTCGATCGCACCAAACTGGCTTCGTACGGCCTAGCGCTTCCTGATGTGAGCGGCGCACTCGACGCACAAAACGTCAGCCGCTCCGGCGGCACACTGACGAGCGCTGCGAGCGAAGCGCTTGTGCGCGGGGACCTGCGGGTCAAGTCGGTGGGCGAAATGCTCGACTACCCGCTCACGACCGTGGCTGGCCGCACCGTGTTCTTGCGCGACGTCGCGACGGTCGTAGACGGCGCAGGCGAGCAGCGCTCGGCATACCGGCTCAACGGTAAGGACGCCGTCGAGATTTCGGTCATCGAAAACCCGGACGCCGGCTCGCCCCAGATCATCGCTGCGGTCATGGACAAGGTGGCGCAGATCCAGCGCGATCACCCGGGCTTGAAATTCACGCCGGCCTACGACAACGCCCGGTTCGTCGAGGCGCTCAAGACCAACATGTTCGAGGAGCTGTTCGTCAGCGTCATCTTGGCCGGGTTCGTGCTTTTGCTCTTCCTCGAAGATGTGAGCGCAACGCTGATCGTCGTGGCCGCGATTCCGACATGCTTGGGCATAGCCATCCTGCTATTCACGCCGATGCGCCTGTCTATCAACAGCTCGACGCTGCTCGGGCTGCTGCTGGCGGTCGGTCCGCTCGTCGATGGCTCGATCGTCGTCATTCATGCCATTCATCGCCATCTTGCCATGGGTAAGCCGCCGCGTAAAGCCGCCGTTGACGGCACGCTCGAAGTGATCTTGCCGGTTGCGGCTGCCACGGGCGTGATGATGCTTGCGGTGATCCCGCTGCTCACGAGCGGCGGCATCACGCAGATCATGTTCGTCGGGTTGGTATGGCCGATCGTCTTCGCGCTGCTGGCGTCGCTTGTCGTATCGGTGACGCTGACGCCGCTGCTGGCGGCCTATCTGTTCACAGGCGGGGAACAAAAACCGTTCGCGTGGCGCACGCGCCTCGACGAAACGGTCACGCGCTGGCTTGGACCTGCACGCGGGGTGCTCGCGAAGATCGACGATGCATATCGCCGCGGCCTGCGTTGGAGCCTGGGCAACCGGCTCACGCTGCTGGGCGGCGCCGCCATTTTGACGTACGTCGCGGTGTCGTTGCTTCCGTTCATCGGCAGCGAGATGATGCCGCTTGCCGATACCGGCCAGGGCAGCGCCTACCTCGAAGCTGATCCCGGCTCGTCCTTTGCCGCGACGAACGCGAAGGCCAACGCGTTCGAACGCATTCTGCTCGCGCAGCCAGAGGTGCAGCGAGTTTCAGCGGAAATCGGCGAGGAGCCGGCCGGCTCGTACTTCACCGGGGGTGCGATGAACGGCGTCAACGCCGCATCGTACACGATCACGTTTGTTCCCAAGGAAGACCGCAAGCGCACCATTTGGCAGATCATGGACGCCGCGTACCAGCAGGCCATGACGACGATTCCCGGCATCCGGCGGCTTGCGCTCAATCCGATGGGCAGCGACGTCATGTCCACCACGAACGCTCCCGTGGAGCTACTGCTGAGCGGCCCCGATCAAGTCGAGTTGCATCGGCTTGCCGACCAGGTCACCGCTATCGCCCGCAAGGTTCCCGGCCTCGTGCAAACCGCAGCCTCGACGACCCTTGCGCAACCCGAAGAAAACGTCATCGTCGACCGCACGCGCGCATCGCAGATCGGACTTATGCCGAGCGACGTGCTCATGCAGGCCTACTTCGCTACCCACGGAGGCCTCACCACGGAGTATTTCAACCCGGAGAACCTGCGTCACGACACCATTCTCGTCCGCTATTCCGATCAGGACAGAGCGACGTCGGGCGACCTATCGCGAGTTCAGATCGTGGGCAAAGATGGGCAAGTCGTGCCGCTGATGGCTTTGGCGCGCATCGTGCGTGCCGTGGCACCGACTGCTATCGAACACGATGGGCTGCGTCGCACGGTGTCCGTGCTTGGTTACTACCGCAAGGGCGGGCGCGGCGAGATGGCGCTCGATTCGGACGTCGTCATGGGAGCGAGCGCGCAGGTGCCGTTCCCGGTCGGTTACGGCATCGAGATGCGCGGCGACATGACGGAGATGATGAGCAGCTTCCAACGCCTGATCGGCGCCATGGCGATCGCTGTGGTCTTCATCTACCTGTTGCTCGTCGCGCAGTTCCGATCGTTCGTCCTGCCCCTGGAGATGCTGCTGGCGATTCCCCTGCAGTTGCTCGGCGTCTTCGGCGCCCTCTTGCTCGCGCACCAAAACTTCTCCACGGTATCGATCCTGGGCATCGTGGTCGCTAACGGCATGGCGGTCAGCAACGCCATTCTGTTGCTCGACCTCATCCTGCGTAAGCGTGCGGAAGGCATGCCACGTGATGCGGCGATCCTGGAAGCCGGCCCGATCCGTTTGCGCCCGATCATGATGACCACGATCGTCAGCATCATCGTGCTCGCGCCCGTGGCGTTTTTCCCCAAGACCGGCGTGGATGCGTTCTCGCCGCTCGCCACGGTGATCATCGGTGGATTCGGTATCTCCACCCTGCTGACGCTGTTCATCGTGCCCGTGCTCCATGCGACGTTTGACGACATTGGGGAGTGGTGGCGTCGGCGCGGTGCTCGGCCTGCCGAGGAAACCTCTCATGCGTAA